The genomic interval GCATATAACATGAGTGAATTCgtgaattaaaaaaatttaataattaTAGAATTTATATTagaatattataattataatgaaatcatttaaaaaatgactatATTATGTTTGATAATGGTTACCATGGACGAGACGCCTTATGAAAAATAAAGGGATTAATGTTGCTGTGTATGTAGCGTTGAGGGAAGCTGGTGAGATACAGTattgagcaaaagtcagagaccacccttcattcctTTAATTCCCATTCAAAACAGCAAGTAATGTACAAGTTAGTCATATTTCAAAAGTTATTTATGAGTCAATAGAAGATAATGTACTCACATGAGGAAGGAGTTTAAAAACTGTtcaaaagctacagagaaagtgtgtctcctaacaaccacctggaagtcctggtcgaccccaaaactgccccccatcagataaacagcacttaaagctttcatctctgagagagaggagaacatcaagctgcttcagatctgaaaacgtccacaggtgtttctgtccatccttccactgtgagaagaccactcagcgctgtgggtctgaaaggacgtgtagctgatcaagaagaacctcgctgagaaaaggaggcaTCTGAGGTATGGAGTGAGGTTGATTGGACTGATGAGTGatgaatacatttatatttatgattagaacagaaaattcaaccaacttctgGGAACTTTGGAgaaaatccctgcagatttctttgaaaaacagaaagcgagtgtcctgaaaagaataaaagctgCTATGAAGTCACAAAACAGTTACAAAGATAAATGATGGGCAtatgaaatactgaaaaaagtgatattatatttagtcatTGAGGCTACTGTGTAATTTGCTGTTAAATATACGAGTCATTCTCTATTCGGGGGGAAAACCGTGTCACAAAGGCTGCATGGCTTAAAAAGACGCTTTAAATATGAGGCACAGCTTCGAAAGTCGCTGTGTGCATTTACGCATTGACCTAAGATTAAATACCATTTTTCCTTTATGATTCTctgacttttctttctttatcctgCTTCATAGCCgctctgcatctgtaaaacagctcgTCATATAACAGATTTTGAACATTTGAGAAAcaaataatcttaatatgttTTTAATCTAAAGCAATATTTCTAAGAGGTGTAACTTGGGAATTGGTGTAAAACAGATTCACGTTTACTTTTTAtctcacatttaaaaatgtgtattttatttttaaaaagtcattgtcagagattttggttactgctgttatcaggactcttatattccattttaacacagtattttcagctctgttaaactgcttctttgggtcgaggctcatcagagaggaagcatctcaaggcATGAGAAGGCGAGTCACTCTCGCTCACtatgtttcattcatttattgagAATTTTGTTTGTCGGGCAGCTCATAACTTCTATGTGTCACTGCTGTTTGtgctttaataacatttttcaaaataatgtcatgtacatcatttttattactgagtTTAAACAgttgcacaaggtcacctgaccAACCAACGAGTCAGCCAGTTTACtgaatcctcagttttaactggaatgtcactggagtcgccgtcactggtgttacaccatattcatacACCAGTGACTGCACAATATGCTCGGAATTAAGCTTCTTTCTGCATATATGATAATGGGAGATGTTGATGTTTTGggttgaaagaaaaatgtatccacctgaattcccactccGAATGGAAAATGACCCAAATACACTTTCttgatgatgaaaaacaaactTGTATTGTCCGTTTTGGcggaaattaaacaaaagaaaaggtgGCTTCTGACTTTTGCGCAGCAGGGTACGCTGTTAAGTAGCTATATCGTCATACGGGAAAACAATTGCATTAATGTCTATGTAAGGGGCCCAGTAAGACAGCCACAGGCCCCAGGGCGATTGCCCCCCAACTGGTAGtggtaataaataaatggaatgaCGGCCTGTTTCCCGCAGCTATAGAGCTAATGTgtcaaacaaaaacagtgcatGTCTGCTGTTCACCGAGTCTGACTTTAATAAATCCTCCAGATAACTCCAGAGAGCACTTTGAGTGACAGGCGGCTTATTTCAGCAGGGTTTGAAATCAACTGGATATATTTAAAGCCTTCAGGCCCCTCAGGCAGATCAACAATGGTAATAAACTTGCACTTCTGCTACCAAATGACTCTCAACCACACAATCACACAGTCATGCGCCGTCTGTCTGATAATGAGGATGAATGcgtggatggacggatggatggatttgaGGGATAAGGGAACGTGCCTTACTTTTCCATGTGGCTAAATCAGAACAAAAAGCCTGTGTTTCCTGCTCATTAGGCTAATGGAAGGGACAGGGCTGGACCTGAACACCTGGTGAGACGGCGGAGAGACAGACGCCAGCAATGCTTGTTAATGGCGCCTGAGAAAATGGAGTTAAACTGGTAGAGGCAGCTCTCCGTCTCCTTTTGGATCCGAATAGTAGGGTTCTTTATATAAATAGCGGTGCGGAGAAGTTCCTGCCGTAGTCACAGGAGCCCACAGCCACTCAACGAAGGTTTTTTAGGATCTCCAGCCGGACGTATGCTCAGTCATGTACTAAGTCAGATGCTACAGACCTGAAGAAGAAAATTTATTGATAattagaagaaaaagaaaacaagtgcAGCAACTGATCTTTTCTGCAAGTTCCTGCTTGGATCCATCAATGGCCTTCTGGAGGTTTCGAGCACCATGGTAAGGTCTGATCTTCTAACGGTACGGTTCATACCTTCAAACATCATTTTTACTCTGGAgaaatatctttatttatacactggccactttatcggaaacccCTTTATTGCAGCTCCACAGTGCTGGTGTACAGtaagagactgtagctcatctgttgatgcagtTTGTGTTAGGCTTTATTTAtccctttatcagtggtcagtttttgaccactGAGCTGCTCTAGGTTGAACATTTTTGAGTGGTGGGCCCAGCAGTGACAGCACCAAGCTTTCCATCCacatatttttatgtgtgttgcAACATATAAAGTAAGCTTTCAACCTTTAAGGACCTGctgttgtaaatgagatgttaaTTTATGTAGAACTTTACTCAAAGGTCCTTTACATCTTTAAAGTAAAGGTTTCTACATGGTTCTTGGCCTGGACATATTGTTCTAGACACAGAACCATAGCCCTATGTGGAGGTGCTAGCTGTTCTACAGTCTATTCTTTacaaggttcttcagggaaccaaaagtggctcttctatGCAATGCTCCAAACAATTCTTTTAGGCATATTTATCCTTAATCCTGTAGCATAACATGATAGTTTTGTTTCTATCATCTGGATTATGACAGCCAAGCGGTGGAAAGACATACAGAGCACAGCTTAAGGGCTCGGAGTGAACTGATATCAtgacctctgtgtgtgtggttgtttcAGTTTGTCTCCACTCACGCTGTGCTGTGTGGGGTTGTCTGTCTGGCTGTGTGGTGGTCATGGTGGTGGTCCGAGTGAAGCACCTGCGGGGAACCtgcagagttttgtcggctgtGCTGTGAGGGAGTTCACCTTCCTGGCTCGAAAGCCCGGCTGCGGAGGCCTGCAGATCACCACGGATGCCTGCTGGGGGCGCTGTGAGACCTGGGAGGTGAGGCGCTGCGGTGTTCTTCACCACctggcacacacacagatggcACACAGGCAGGTGGCACAAACACAGGTGGGGCAGTTGCAGCTGTTATTGCAacatatatagatagacagacagacagctagatagatagatagatagatagatagacagacagacagacagacagacagacagacagctagatagatagatagatagatagatagacagacagacagacagacagacagacagctagatagatagatagatagatagatagacagacagacagacagacagacagacagacagacagacagctagatagatagatagatagatagacagacagacagacagacagatagacagacagatagacagatagatagatagatagatagatagatagatagatagatagatagatagatagatagatagatagatattcaGCTGTAATTTAGCTGTGGAGACAATCACACAAACTGCTTCTGAAAAgctgaatatgaaatataaGACAAGTAAGTTTTAACACTGTATAACTGCTGCGTCAGCATTTGAGTGAATTATTGATGGTGCTCATGTTACTGTAACGCACTTTTATAAAGCTGTGAGCTGAGCACTTACTTTGACCCAAATAATCATTCAGTATAACGCCCATCTGTGTTTGTGGCTTATATGAGTGTAAATCATTAAAGTTTTATTATGGGTGGGTAATAAAATGTCAATAATTGATGAAGGCATTGCGTTGGCCCTCATAAAGATGTGGTGGGAAAGATGCTGTGAGAACAATCTAGGAATGATTTTTCAATTATggtggccactttatcggaaacccCTAGCTTGTAGCTTCactttgctggtgtacagttagagactgtagctcatctgtcgATGCGCAGTTTGTGTTCCTCTAGGGTTTCAACAGTGGTCGGTTTTTGACCACAGAGTTGCTcatctggatatttttggatgcTGGTCCACGCTCAACCACAGCCCATCCTCTACCACTgctcatgtcagtgtcactgctgtgctgagaatgaaccaccacccaaataatgacTGGATAACAGCAGCTctctggtcagaaactgaccagtgtgAGTGGGCTGGAggggggctgataaactgtgggtaacagatggactacagtctataattgtcCACAAATAGTGGATCTATAAGGTAGGTGGGGctcataaagtggtcagtgagggCAGTGATACACATCCAAAAGTTTGCAGGCGCCTGaaattcttctgaaatgaagggtgttaatagtgagtttgtgatgcagtaacagcctctactcttctggtaaagctttacactagatgttgaacattgctgtgaggatttgattgagcattattgaggtcagacactgatgttggatggtcagttcaggatcactccaactcatcccaaaggtattgaatAGAGCTccctcactccagagaacacagttccactgcttcacagcccaatgctggggggctttataccctctAGCCCATGCTTTGCATTGGATATAATGACATTAGGCTCATATGCAAGTGCTCCAAAGTGTACCATCCTGTTGGTCAGTGATTTTCTATTGAGATTATCCAAACTGTGtccacagtgtcagcaacaggTGCAGTTTACAGTAGCCGAATTCACCCATTAGTATCCTGGACATATAACATATAAACCACTGAACAGTTTATGTTATTGTCCATTTCCAATAGAAGCCTGTTCTGGACCCGCCCTTCATTGAGTCCTACCAGAGAGTGTGCACATACAACCAGACACAGTTCGTGACCGTCCAGCTGCCCAACTGCACGGCCGGCATGGATCCCCACTACACATACCCAGTGGCCCTGAGATGCGACTGTGGAGTTTGTATGACCAGCACTACTGAGTGTATCACCTCCGTCTGAGAGCGGCGGCGCATAGTCACGTCCAGACTGACCTGTTTAGTGCTTGTATGTAGACACTGAGTGATAATTCAGCGGAAAATCAAATTTCATATCATTTTCCTGAACTTAAAATGTAGTCGAGATATTGTTGGTacccaaagtttgcttctttggatTTGCACTGAAGTTGCAAAGCTACTTATGTAGCTTAATACCAAACCAATTCATATATAATACTGCAAAAACAGCGTCTTGTCaaatgaaatcatcttaaatctagtctatAAAGGTAGTATTTCTCATTTTGTGAATGGTGTGCGCTTATTTTAAGACGATCTAATCCCAATTTAGACAcgatttacttgttttaggtcatcTTATCAAGTAAAAAGATCTCACTGTACTGGTTTCACGCCCTTTTCTTCAAACGAGCagaattatctgccaatacagtgaaataattttactaaataaaatgacttaaaacaagtaaagaaTGACTACAAATAAGGTAAATCATCTTAACCCTTAAAGGCCCAAGCATTGATAACAAAACCATAATGCTTTAATGGATGTAAGGAAAAAGCCAAGCATGGGTTTAAAGGTTAGAATTCATGGTCATTCATTCTTCTTATGAAGTTAaaatccatctatccatccaaaAATCCAATCAATTTATAATGAAGTAAACTGGGTCAATAATGCTGAAAGTGGTGGTTGCGTTTTTTCGACATTCACCAAACAATGTCTCAAACTTGTATCTGTAcaccttttatttctttgtcGTCATGTTTTAGGACTAAACATGTTAGGAATGAGGAGAAAACTATGAAAATGATTGATTTTGATGTGCTAATACATTCAAAACATAACTTTTGTTCCCACCACAattctgcagttcagcactgAGAGCGTTGTAATTTCCCAAAACAGGGAAAACGTTCTGACAATATAATAAGAGACTTACATgagataaaatgacttaaaaccaGCAGAAATGTCAAGAAATAAGTTCAATAATCTTATTTTactcttacaacaatctcataatgagGAATATTAGATGTATTGGCTAGATTTAAGACGTTTTCTCTTGctaagatatcatttttttatcAAATTTGGATAAATGTCTATGTAGCTTTATGTCTTGAAGagcttatcgctgctgtcggaagaaacctcgtatctccgtttttgtcgtttttcagttttcaacataatttgaaagttcctgttgtcctttacattccctgtaaatttcatgatgaatggaccaaaagaaacggcccaaaatgacttggaaaaaaatctggttccattgactttcattaaaagtaaagtatgttttttccttctcctgtaaagtcatcgttttggagatacaaggttttctcccaaCAGCAGCGTTATGTAGGTTTCATGTAGCCTTAAGAACACCCTCCTTTAGTAAAGTGTTGGCAGATTCCTTAAACAGTGGATTGTAAGATTCCATTACTTCATTATCCGAGTCATCCTTCTGTGAGGGGGTTGGGTGGGTgagtgttggagcctatcccgacactcattgggcaaaaggcagagagcaccctggacaggtccagTGCAACACCAAAGTAGCAAAcaccagacaccaaacatgcatTGGTCGGCGGGATTTGGAGAACTGTGTACATTAGACGCTTTGCCATTTATCATCAAAGATTTCTTCTGCTGGGCTTTAAAAATTTGTTGAGCTGTCAGTTTACACTTTGCCGCACAGCTATATATGGAACTGTGAAGCCAGTTTGGAAAGTGAGACTTTGTttatcacaaaagtgagaaaTAAAGAATCC from Pygocentrus nattereri isolate fPygNat1 chromosome 5, fPygNat1.pri, whole genome shotgun sequence carries:
- the gphb5 gene encoding glycoprotein hormone beta-5, with the protein product MEGTGLDLNTCLSPLTLCCVGLSVWLCGGHGGGPSEAPAGNLQSFVGCAVREFTFLARKPGCGGLQITTDACWGRCETWEKPVLDPPFIESYQRVCTYNQTQFVTVQLPNCTAGMDPHYTYPVALRCDCGVCMTSTTECITSV